In Achromobacter spanius, the following proteins share a genomic window:
- a CDS encoding PIN domain-containing protein yields the protein MIGLDTNVLVRYFAQDDPMQTRKANALIESLTAEQPGFVTLVALVETVWVLGRAYDAPRSSIAEVIETLLRTKEIHVEAGETVWKAVRLYAASTADFADCLIERTGHEALCEYTATFDVKAAKATGMRLIK from the coding sequence ATGATCGGCCTGGATACCAATGTGCTGGTGCGCTACTTCGCGCAGGATGATCCGATGCAGACGCGGAAAGCAAATGCCCTGATCGAATCTTTGACTGCCGAGCAACCCGGTTTCGTCACCTTGGTGGCTCTGGTCGAAACGGTATGGGTGCTTGGTCGGGCCTACGATGCGCCGCGCTCTTCCATTGCGGAGGTCATCGAAACCCTGCTTCGCACGAAGGAAATTCATGTCGAGGCGGGCGAGACGGTATGGAAGGCAGTGCGTTTGTACGCAGCCTCCACAGCGGATTTTGCCGATTGTCTGATCGAGCGCACCGGACACGAGGCGCTGTGTGAATACACGGCGACGTTTGACGTGAAGGCGGCAAAAGCCACCGGCATGCGCCTGATCAAATAG
- a CDS encoding AbrB/MazE/SpoVT family DNA-binding domain-containing protein, whose product MTSATVTSKGQITIPVDVRNRLGLSTGDRIEFVLNEASGRYEMVPATYSVTALKGIIAKPRKPVTIEEMNDAIAEQGKSAR is encoded by the coding sequence ATGACTTCCGCCACCGTGACTTCCAAGGGCCAGATCACCATTCCGGTCGATGTACGGAATCGTCTGGGCTTGTCGACTGGCGACCGAATCGAGTTTGTTCTAAACGAGGCAAGCGGCCGTTACGAAATGGTGCCCGCAACCTACTCGGTTACGGCGCTCAAAGGCATCATCGCGAAACCACGCAAACCCGTCACGATTGAAGAGATGAACGACGCGATCGCCGAGCAGGGCAAGTCAGCGCGATGA
- a CDS encoding TetR/AcrR family transcriptional regulator, giving the protein MPNPPLRLTDRKRQAIVRAAVEEFRSAGFEATSMDRIAAAAGVSKRTVYNHFPSKETLFSLILEELWASSAASVALSYRADVALDQQLRQLLMQKLDLLADSNFIDLARVAMAEIIHSPERAQAIVCRMGEKEGGETAWIRAAIQDGRLVDVDPEFAGHQLQGLVKSFAFWPQVTLGQAPLSAAERKRVADSAVEMFLGCYARRG; this is encoded by the coding sequence ATGCCCAATCCCCCGCTCCGCCTGACCGACCGCAAACGCCAGGCCATCGTGCGCGCGGCGGTGGAAGAGTTTCGGTCAGCCGGGTTTGAGGCCACCAGCATGGACCGCATCGCCGCCGCGGCGGGGGTCTCCAAGCGCACGGTCTACAACCATTTCCCCAGCAAGGAAACGCTGTTCTCGTTGATTCTTGAAGAGCTATGGGCCAGCAGCGCGGCCAGCGTTGCGCTGTCGTATCGGGCCGACGTGGCGCTGGATCAGCAGTTGCGGCAGTTGCTGATGCAAAAGCTGGACCTGCTGGCGGACTCCAACTTCATCGACCTGGCGCGCGTGGCCATGGCCGAAATCATCCATTCCCCCGAACGCGCCCAGGCCATCGTGTGCCGCATGGGCGAAAAAGAGGGCGGCGAAACGGCCTGGATACGCGCGGCCATCCAGGACGGGCGTCTGGTGGATGTGGACCCTGAGTTCGCCGGCCACCAGTTGCAGGGGCTGGTCAAGAGCTTTGCCTTCTGGCCGCAGGTCACGCTGGGGCAAGCGCCATTGAGCGCAGCAGAGCGCAAGCGCGTGGCGGATTCGGCGGTGGAGATGTTCTTGGGGTGCTACGCGCGGCGCGGGTGA
- a CDS encoding MBL fold metallo-hydrolase, translating into MTALTSCPSAQPSYPQSPQHREGRFHNPLPRPSLGFWQGVKLMWTFFFAKPRGTVPAQTIPVRPLTLADLQAAPDRSLYRLGHSTILMKLRGRYWLTDPVFSKRASPVQWAGPARFHAPPISIEDLPPIAGVILSHNHYDHLDRAAIDKLAAKTARFITPLGVGDQLIAWGVDPARVEQLDWWQSTDVDGLRLTATPAQHFSGRGLTDTDRSLWASWVIQDADLRVFFSGDSGYFDGFKAIGDAYGPFDLTLMETGAYDKRWAFVHMQPEETLQAHLDLRGRWLLPIHNGTFDLALHAWEDPFERIAALASSKGVALTTPVMGERVGMEAPGAGSPWWRIGNAAA; encoded by the coding sequence GTGACCGCCCTCACCTCTTGCCCGTCCGCCCAACCCAGCTACCCGCAGTCGCCCCAACATCGTGAAGGCCGTTTCCACAACCCGCTGCCGCGCCCCTCGCTGGGCTTCTGGCAAGGCGTGAAGCTCATGTGGACCTTCTTCTTCGCCAAGCCCCGTGGCACGGTCCCCGCGCAAACGATTCCGGTGCGCCCCCTCACCTTGGCCGACCTGCAAGCCGCACCCGACCGCAGCCTGTACCGCCTGGGCCATTCGACCATCCTGATGAAACTGCGCGGCCGCTACTGGCTGACCGACCCGGTATTTTCCAAGCGCGCCTCGCCCGTGCAATGGGCCGGCCCCGCGCGCTTTCACGCGCCCCCCATTTCCATCGAAGACCTGCCGCCCATTGCCGGCGTGATCCTGTCGCACAACCACTACGACCACCTGGACCGCGCCGCCATCGACAAGCTGGCCGCCAAGACCGCCCGCTTCATCACCCCCTTGGGCGTGGGCGACCAGCTCATCGCCTGGGGCGTCGACCCCGCCCGCGTCGAACAACTGGACTGGTGGCAATCCACCGACGTCGACGGCCTGCGTCTGACCGCCACGCCGGCACAGCACTTCTCGGGACGCGGCCTGACCGACACGGACCGCAGCCTGTGGGCCTCGTGGGTCATCCAGGACGCCGACCTGCGCGTCTTCTTCAGCGGCGACAGCGGTTACTTCGACGGTTTCAAAGCCATCGGCGACGCCTACGGCCCCTTCGACCTGACGCTGATGGAAACCGGCGCCTACGACAAGCGCTGGGCCTTCGTGCACATGCAGCCCGAAGAAACCCTGCAAGCCCACCTGGACCTGCGCGGCCGCTGGCTGCTGCCAATTCATAACGGCACCTTCGATCTGGCGCTGCATGCGTGGGAAGACCCGTTTGAACGGATCGCGGCGCTGGCATCGTCCAAAGGGGTCGCGCTGACAACGCCTGTGATGGGGGAACGGGTGGGGATGGAAGCACCTGGGGCAGGTTCCCCGTGGTGGCGAATCGGCAACGCCGCCGCTTGA
- a CDS encoding NAD(P)/FAD-dependent oxidoreductase, producing the protein MLRLTEIKLPLNHTPEELPAAILKKLGIPASDLHGFTIFLRSYDARKKHNILLTYTLDIDVENEAALLARFHDDRHVKPTPDTEYKFVAQAPATLAKRPIVIGTGPCGLFAGLVLAQMGFKPIILERGKAVRERTKDTWGLWRKRILNPESNVQFGEGGAGTFSDGKLYSQIKDPKHYGEKVLKEFVLAGAPEEILYVSKPHIGTFRLVGMVEVMRDTITKLGGEVRFSSKVETLQRENGQVTGVTLASGEHIEADHVVLAIGHSARDTFQMLHEQGVFMEAKPFSIGFRIEHPQSLIDKARFGPSAGHPILGAADYKLVHHASNGRSVYSFCMCPGGTVVAATSEPNRVVTNGMSQYSRNERNANAGIVVGISPEQDYPEHVLAGVDFQRKWESQAFVLGGETYSAPGQLVGDFIAGKASTEFGSVLPSYTPGVHLTDLATALPDFAITAIREALPAFDKTIKGFGMHDAVLTGVETRTSSPVRIKRDNDTLQSINTQGLFPAGEGAGYAGGILSAGVDGIKIAEAVALSIMGRQG; encoded by the coding sequence ATGTTGCGACTGACCGAAATCAAGCTGCCGTTGAACCACACGCCCGAAGAATTGCCCGCCGCGATTCTTAAGAAACTGGGCATTCCAGCCAGCGACCTGCACGGCTTCACCATCTTTCTGCGCAGCTACGATGCGCGCAAAAAGCACAATATCCTGCTGACCTACACGCTGGATATCGACGTGGAAAACGAAGCGGCGCTGCTTGCCCGTTTTCATGACGACCGTCACGTGAAGCCCACGCCCGACACCGAATACAAGTTCGTCGCCCAGGCGCCCGCCACGTTGGCCAAGCGCCCCATCGTGATCGGCACCGGCCCCTGTGGCCTGTTCGCGGGCCTGGTGCTGGCGCAGATGGGCTTCAAGCCCATCATCCTGGAACGCGGCAAGGCCGTGCGTGAACGCACCAAGGACACCTGGGGCCTGTGGCGCAAGCGCATCCTGAACCCCGAGTCGAATGTGCAGTTTGGCGAAGGCGGCGCGGGCACGTTCTCGGACGGCAAGCTGTACAGCCAGATCAAAGACCCCAAGCACTATGGCGAAAAGGTCCTGAAGGAATTTGTGCTGGCCGGCGCGCCGGAAGAAATTCTGTACGTCAGCAAGCCGCACATCGGCACGTTCCGCCTGGTGGGCATGGTCGAAGTCATGCGCGACACCATCACCAAGCTGGGCGGCGAAGTGCGCTTTTCCAGCAAGGTGGAAACGCTGCAACGCGAAAACGGCCAGGTCACCGGCGTCACGCTGGCCAGTGGTGAACACATCGAAGCCGATCACGTGGTGCTGGCCATCGGCCACAGCGCGCGCGATACCTTCCAGATGCTGCATGAGCAGGGCGTGTTCATGGAAGCCAAGCCGTTTTCGATCGGCTTCCGGATCGAGCACCCGCAGTCGCTGATCGACAAGGCGCGCTTCGGCCCCAGTGCCGGACACCCCATCCTGGGCGCGGCCGACTACAAGCTGGTGCACCACGCCAGCAATGGGCGTTCGGTGTACAGCTTCTGCATGTGCCCGGGCGGCACCGTCGTGGCCGCCACGTCGGAACCCAACCGCGTCGTCACCAACGGCATGAGCCAGTATTCCCGCAACGAACGCAATGCCAACGCAGGCATTGTGGTGGGAATTTCGCCCGAGCAAGACTACCCGGAACACGTGCTGGCCGGCGTGGACTTCCAGCGCAAATGGGAATCGCAGGCCTTCGTGCTGGGCGGTGAAACGTACAGCGCGCCCGGCCAGTTGGTGGGCGACTTCATCGCGGGCAAGGCGTCGACGGAATTCGGTTCCGTGCTGCCGTCCTACACGCCGGGCGTGCACTTGACCGACCTGGCGACCGCGCTGCCCGACTTCGCCATCACCGCCATTCGCGAAGCGCTGCCCGCCTTCGACAAGACCATCAAGGGCTTCGGCATGCACGACGCCGTACTGACCGGCGTGGAAACGCGCACGTCGTCGCCGGTGCGAATCAAGCGCGATAACGACACGCTGCAAAGCATCAACACCCAAGGGCTGTTCCCGGCGGGCGAAGGCGCGGGGTACGCGGGCGGGATCCTGTCGGCGGGCGTGGATGGGATCAAGATTGCTGAAGCGGTGGCGTTGAGCATCATGGGCCGCCAGGGGTAA
- a CDS encoding tautomerase family protein produces the protein MPYVNIKVTREGTAPGAAATTPEQKRALIKGVSDLLFEVLGKPHASTFVVIDEVELENWGVGGVTVPEYRAQLAKADKS, from the coding sequence ATGCCCTACGTGAATATCAAAGTTACCCGCGAGGGCACAGCGCCCGGTGCCGCGGCAACGACGCCCGAACAAAAGCGGGCGCTGATCAAAGGCGTCAGTGACCTGCTGTTCGAGGTGCTGGGCAAGCCGCATGCGTCAACCTTCGTGGTGATTGACGAGGTGGAGCTGGAGAACTGGGGGGTAGGCGGCGTCACTGTGCCCGAATACCGGGCGCAACTGGCCAAGGCGGACAAGTCGTAG
- a CDS encoding SDR family NAD(P)-dependent oxidoreductase, which yields MSNERKVAIVTGASQGLGAGIAQAFLDRGYRVVGTSRSIKPSDDPNYLTIAGDIGDPATGKAVVEQALDRFGRVDTLVNNAGIFIANAFTAYTEQQYRDMLATNLAGFFYTTQHAVEAMLKQGGGHIVQITTTLVDHANSNVPSVLASLTKGGLAAATRSLAIEYATRNIRVNAVSPGIIRTPMHAPDTHQALAGLHPMKRLGDVADVAQAVLYLEDAGFVTGEILHVDGGQVAGA from the coding sequence ATGAGCAATGAACGGAAAGTCGCCATCGTCACGGGCGCATCGCAAGGGCTGGGCGCGGGTATTGCCCAGGCATTTTTGGATCGTGGCTATCGGGTCGTGGGAACGTCGCGGTCAATCAAGCCGTCGGACGATCCCAACTACCTGACCATCGCCGGGGATATCGGCGACCCCGCCACGGGCAAGGCTGTCGTGGAACAGGCTTTGGACCGCTTCGGCAGGGTGGACACGCTGGTGAACAACGCCGGCATTTTCATCGCCAACGCCTTTACCGCCTATACCGAACAGCAATACCGCGACATGCTTGCCACGAACCTGGCCGGCTTCTTCTACACGACGCAACATGCCGTGGAGGCGATGCTGAAGCAGGGCGGGGGCCACATCGTGCAGATCACCACGACGCTGGTCGACCACGCGAATTCCAACGTGCCGTCCGTGCTGGCGTCCTTGACCAAGGGTGGCCTGGCCGCCGCCACGCGCAGCCTGGCCATTGAATACGCCACCCGGAATATTCGCGTCAACGCGGTGTCGCCGGGCATCATCAGGACGCCCATGCATGCGCCCGACACGCATCAGGCTTTGGCGGGATTGCATCCCATGAAGCGTTTGGGTGACGTCGCCGACGTGGCGCAGGCGGTACTGTATCTGGAGGACGCCGGCTTTGTGACCGGCGAGATCCTGCATGTTGATGGTGGACAGGTGGCGGGCGCCTGA
- a CDS encoding LysR family transcriptional regulator gives MFLALGRYGSLSAAARALSTNHSTISRRLQSLEATLGEKLVERRPEGYVLTPAGSRALAAASDMEAAVHTLGRAGADNALRGLVRVNAPPALSQGFLVSRLAKLGLRHSGIDIELATDLRSVSLERHVTDIAVRLGRPQDGDFIAKPLGHIAYGFYGDAACCERIASGAEPVFVGFDEANAYLPEAAWLARHFPRARLAFRANNQAAQALAAQSGVGIALLPHYLGRTTPGLQACTLDDAPPPREIVLLTRRQGRKDPPIRTVVDYLVEVFDNERAVFNA, from the coding sequence GTGTTCCTCGCGCTAGGTCGCTACGGCAGTCTCTCGGCCGCCGCGCGGGCGCTATCAACCAACCATTCGACGATATCGCGGCGCCTTCAGTCGCTGGAAGCCACCCTGGGCGAGAAACTGGTCGAACGCCGGCCCGAAGGCTACGTCTTGACCCCCGCCGGCAGCCGCGCGCTGGCGGCGGCAAGCGACATGGAAGCCGCGGTTCACACCCTGGGACGCGCCGGTGCGGACAACGCGTTGCGCGGCCTGGTCCGGGTCAACGCGCCGCCCGCGCTATCGCAGGGGTTTCTTGTCAGCCGGCTAGCCAAGCTGGGGCTGCGGCATTCCGGCATCGATATTGAGCTGGCCACCGACTTGCGCTCGGTAAGCCTTGAACGGCATGTCACCGATATCGCGGTACGGCTGGGACGCCCCCAGGATGGTGACTTCATTGCGAAGCCGCTGGGGCACATCGCGTATGGCTTTTACGGCGATGCGGCGTGTTGCGAACGGATCGCAAGCGGCGCCGAACCGGTGTTTGTCGGCTTTGACGAGGCCAACGCCTATCTGCCCGAAGCCGCCTGGCTGGCACGGCATTTCCCTCGGGCACGTCTGGCTTTTCGGGCCAATAACCAGGCGGCGCAAGCCTTGGCGGCGCAGTCTGGCGTGGGCATTGCCCTGCTGCCGCACTACCTTGGACGCACGACGCCAGGGCTGCAAGCCTGCACGCTGGATGATGCGCCGCCACCGCGCGAAATCGTGTTGCTGACGCGCAGGCAAGGCCGTAAAGATCCGCCCATCCGCACGGTTGTTGATTATCTGGTTGAAGTCTTCGACAACGAGCGCGCCGTGTTCAACGCCTGA
- a CDS encoding Hsp20/alpha crystallin family protein: protein MATYPFFDSGISSALDTLQQLDKILRGSTAPSNLRSTARGDFPPVNVGVCTDSIEVVAFVPGVDPEALEVTMEKGLLSISGERREEEPSGQTTLYARERARGRFSRVVELPSDADPENIQARYTDGCLCISIGKRESAKPRLISIQ, encoded by the coding sequence ATGGCAACGTATCCATTTTTCGATAGCGGCATCAGTTCCGCCTTGGACACCCTGCAGCAACTGGACAAAATCCTGCGAGGCTCGACCGCGCCTTCCAATCTGCGGTCCACCGCGCGCGGGGATTTTCCGCCCGTGAACGTGGGCGTGTGCACCGATTCCATTGAAGTCGTGGCGTTCGTGCCGGGCGTGGACCCGGAAGCGCTTGAGGTCACCATGGAAAAAGGCCTGCTGAGCATTTCGGGCGAACGGCGCGAGGAAGAACCATCCGGGCAAACCACCTTGTACGCGCGTGAACGCGCGCGCGGCCGGTTCAGCCGGGTGGTGGAACTGCCCAGCGACGCCGACCCGGAAAACATCCAGGCGCGCTACACCGACGGCTGCCTTTGCATCTCGATCGGCAAACGCGAATCCGCCAAGCCGCGCCTGATCTCCATCCAATGA
- a CDS encoding Hsp20/alpha crystallin family protein has protein sequence MEARNQLAATRGSESLAKVSNDTSRPATLPAVDIYENATGITLLADLPGVSKDRLSIKVQSNELLIEGEAAVQVPAEVRLVHNELREPLFRRSFTLGHDLDKDNITANLKHGVLTLQIPRLREAQPRKISVNVT, from the coding sequence ATGGAAGCACGCAACCAACTGGCCGCCACGCGCGGCTCGGAATCCTTGGCCAAGGTCTCGAACGACACCAGCCGCCCCGCCACCCTGCCCGCCGTGGACATCTACGAGAACGCCACCGGCATCACGCTCCTGGCCGACCTGCCCGGCGTGTCCAAGGACAGGCTGTCGATCAAGGTGCAGTCCAATGAATTGTTGATCGAAGGCGAAGCCGCGGTGCAGGTGCCGGCCGAAGTGCGGCTGGTACACAACGAACTGCGCGAACCGCTGTTCCGCCGCAGCTTCACCCTGGGCCACGACCTGGACAAGGACAACATCACCGCCAACTTGAAGCACGGGGTGCTGACGTTGCAGATTCCGCGCCTGCGCGAAGCGCAGCCGCGCAAAATCTCGGTCAACGTGACGTGA
- a CDS encoding SDR family NAD(P)-dependent oxidoreductase has translation MTSPTVLITGASSGIGATYAERFARRGHDLVLVARDIARLADLAARLRQDHGVAVDALAADLTREDDIEQVEARLRDDARIQILINNAGAAQTGNFVAQTPSAVAQLVALNTTAPTRLASTIAPRLVQAGTGAIVNVGSVVSFMPQFGMAVYGATKAYMLFLSQALHEELSPAGVYVQAVLPAATRTEIWQRAGIDINVLPEVMEVGELVDAALVGFDRRETVTIPPLHEASRWDALDGARQALLGDIKMASAAARYQPS, from the coding sequence ATGACTTCCCCCACTGTTTTGATTACCGGCGCATCCTCCGGCATTGGTGCCACGTACGCCGAACGCTTTGCGCGGCGTGGCCATGATCTGGTTCTGGTCGCGCGTGACATTGCCCGTCTTGCAGACCTTGCCGCGCGCTTGCGGCAAGACCATGGCGTTGCCGTCGACGCGTTGGCCGCGGACCTGACGCGCGAAGACGACATCGAACAAGTCGAGGCGAGGCTGCGGGATGATGCCCGCATCCAGATTCTGATCAACAACGCAGGCGCCGCGCAGACGGGCAACTTTGTTGCGCAGACGCCCAGCGCGGTTGCGCAACTGGTGGCGCTCAACACCACCGCCCCAACGCGACTTGCCAGCACGATTGCGCCGCGCCTGGTGCAAGCCGGCACAGGCGCTATCGTGAACGTCGGTTCGGTCGTGAGTTTCATGCCGCAGTTCGGCATGGCGGTCTACGGCGCAACCAAGGCCTATATGTTGTTCCTGTCGCAAGCCTTGCACGAAGAACTGTCGCCCGCCGGCGTCTATGTGCAAGCCGTGCTGCCCGCCGCCACGCGCACCGAGATCTGGCAACGCGCGGGTATCGATATCAACGTGCTGCCGGAAGTGATGGAAGTGGGCGAACTGGTGGATGCGGCGTTGGTGGGTTTTGACCGTCGCGAGACGGTGACGATTCCGCCGCTGCATGAGGCGTCGCGTTGGGATGCGTTGGACGGAGCGCGCCAGGCGCTGCTGGGCGATATCAAGATGGCCAGCGCGGCAGCGCGTTATCAACCGTCTTGA
- a CDS encoding alkene reductase, protein MTDNALFQPYQLGPLTLSNRIVMAPLTRNRAEAGFVPSQFAATYYSQRASAGLLIAEATQISRQGQGYQDTPGIYTPAQIEGWRQVTQAVHAKGGKIFLQLWHVGRVSHVDLQENGAEPVAPSAIRAETKTFVNNGFEPVSAPRALALDELPGIINDFRQAAANAIAAGFDGVEVHGANGYLLEQFAKDGANHRDDAYGGSVQNRARLLLEVVQAVAAEVGADRTGVRISPVSPANGISCSDPQAQYDYIADQLNALGVVYLHVVEGATGGPRDVAPFDYGSLRRRFTNTYIANNGYGLDLAATQLAQGRADLFAFGRPFIANPDLVQRLKTGAPLAQLDPATLYGGGAQGYIDYPALADAR, encoded by the coding sequence ATGACCGACAACGCTTTGTTCCAGCCCTATCAACTGGGCCCTCTGACGCTTTCCAACCGCATCGTGATGGCGCCGCTGACGCGCAACCGCGCGGAAGCGGGCTTCGTACCCAGCCAGTTTGCCGCGACCTACTACAGCCAGCGTGCGTCGGCAGGGTTGTTGATTGCCGAGGCAACGCAGATCTCCCGGCAGGGGCAGGGCTACCAGGACACGCCGGGGATCTACACGCCTGCGCAGATTGAGGGCTGGCGCCAGGTGACGCAGGCTGTCCACGCCAAGGGCGGCAAGATCTTTCTGCAGTTGTGGCATGTGGGCCGCGTGTCGCACGTGGACTTGCAAGAGAACGGAGCCGAGCCCGTGGCGCCGTCCGCCATCCGCGCCGAGACCAAGACGTTTGTGAACAATGGCTTTGAACCGGTGTCCGCCCCGCGCGCGCTGGCGTTGGACGAGCTGCCCGGCATCATCAACGATTTTCGCCAGGCGGCGGCCAACGCCATCGCGGCGGGCTTTGACGGCGTGGAAGTTCACGGCGCCAACGGCTATCTGCTTGAACAGTTCGCCAAGGACGGCGCCAACCACCGCGACGATGCTTACGGCGGCTCGGTGCAGAACCGTGCCCGGCTGTTGCTTGAAGTCGTCCAGGCGGTGGCCGCAGAGGTTGGCGCTGACCGCACAGGCGTGCGGATCTCGCCGGTATCGCCCGCCAATGGCATCTCGTGCAGCGACCCGCAGGCGCAGTACGACTACATTGCCGACCAACTGAATGCGCTGGGCGTGGTCTATCTGCATGTGGTGGAAGGCGCCACGGGCGGCCCGCGCGACGTGGCGCCGTTTGACTACGGTTCGCTGCGCCGGCGCTTTACGAACACCTATATCGCGAACAACGGCTATGGCCTGGACCTGGCCGCCACCCAGCTTGCGCAAGGCCGTGCCGATCTGTTTGCGTTTGGGCGTCCGTTCATCGCCAACCCGGATCTGGTGCAGCGCCTGAAGACGGGCGCGCCGCTGGCGCAGTTGGACCCGGCCACGCTGTATGGCGGCGGCGCGCAAGGCTACATCGATTACCCGGCGTTGGCTGACGCCCGTTGA
- a CDS encoding BCCT family transporter → MKTSAPRRDGFLTLCTLTAVLLTVIAMVLWPAEAAATATVLFDWTTRSFGSLIQIFVFGCVIACIGLAFSKYGNVRLGEGEPEYSTLSWIFMFICAGMGSSTLYWGVMEWAYYYQSPGLNVAAGSREALEYSISYSFFHWGLSAWAVYALPSLAMAYHFHVRKNTGLNLASIIQAITGFRATGPVGRAVDLIFLLTMFGALTVSIALTASTFTRGLSSLLGTPDTFSMQVIVIVGVSALFSASAYIGIASGMKRLSHMVCWGALLLAAAVLLVGPTQFSGNNIVNGLGLMLQNYIRMSLFTDPAGDGAFNRGWTVFYWLWWVSYSPGVAMFVARVSKGRKIKEVIYALLLGGSAGCWFFFGALESYSMHQFMSGAIDVPRILKEHGGETAVEMLLSALPAGWLFLALYLAIMIVFLAAHVDAVAYAVAATTTRNLSEGEDPTPTSRVFWCIALTLVPLAMLFTKASLETMKTAVVLTAIPFLFILAIKLFGLFRWLIQDYGDTPAHLIESPSQAVFIPRRSS, encoded by the coding sequence GTGAAAACATCCGCGCCACGCCGCGACGGGTTCCTGACCCTTTGCACGCTTACCGCCGTGCTGCTTACCGTCATCGCCATGGTTCTGTGGCCCGCCGAAGCGGCAGCCACCGCCACCGTACTGTTCGACTGGACCACACGCTCGTTCGGTTCCCTGATCCAGATATTCGTCTTCGGCTGTGTCATCGCCTGCATCGGGCTGGCGTTCAGCAAGTACGGCAACGTGCGCTTGGGTGAAGGCGAACCCGAATACTCAACGCTGTCGTGGATCTTCATGTTCATCTGCGCCGGCATGGGGTCGTCAACCCTGTATTGGGGCGTGATGGAATGGGCCTACTACTACCAGTCGCCGGGCCTGAACGTGGCCGCCGGCTCGCGCGAGGCGCTGGAATACAGCATCAGCTATTCCTTCTTCCACTGGGGCCTGAGCGCCTGGGCGGTGTACGCCCTGCCCTCGCTGGCCATGGCCTACCACTTCCATGTACGCAAGAACACGGGCTTGAACCTGGCGTCCATCATCCAGGCCATTACGGGGTTTCGCGCAACGGGTCCCGTCGGCCGCGCGGTGGACCTGATCTTCCTGCTGACGATGTTCGGCGCGCTGACGGTGTCCATCGCACTGACCGCATCGACCTTCACGCGCGGCCTGTCCAGCCTGCTTGGCACACCCGATACCTTCAGCATGCAGGTCATCGTGATCGTCGGCGTGTCGGCCCTGTTCTCGGCCAGCGCCTACATCGGCATCGCCAGCGGCATGAAACGGCTTAGCCATATGGTCTGCTGGGGCGCGCTGCTGCTGGCCGCCGCTGTGTTGCTGGTGGGGCCAACCCAGTTTTCCGGCAACAACATCGTCAACGGCCTGGGCTTGATGCTGCAGAACTACATCCGCATGAGCCTCTTCACCGACCCCGCTGGCGATGGCGCCTTCAACCGTGGCTGGACGGTGTTCTATTGGCTGTGGTGGGTGTCGTATTCGCCGGGCGTGGCGATGTTCGTGGCCCGCGTATCCAAGGGCCGCAAAATCAAGGAAGTGATCTACGCGCTCTTGCTGGGCGGCAGCGCCGGATGCTGGTTCTTTTTCGGCGCGCTGGAAAGCTATTCCATGCACCAGTTCATGTCGGGCGCTATCGACGTGCCCCGCATCCTGAAGGAGCACGGTGGCGAAACCGCGGTGGAAATGCTGTTGAGCGCGCTGCCGGCCGGCTGGCTATTCCTGGCCCTGTACCTGGCAATCATGATCGTCTTCCTGGCGGCCCACGTGGATGCCGTGGCCTACGCCGTGGCCGCCACCACCACCCGCAACCTGTCCGAAGGCGAAGACCCCACGCCCACCAGCCGCGTCTTCTGGTGCATTGCGCTGACGCTGGTGCCGCTAGCGATGCTGTTCACCAAGGCATCGCTGGAAACCATGAAGACCGCCGTGGTGCTGACGGCCATCCCCTTCCTGTTCATCCTTGCCATCAAGCTGTTCGGCCTGTTCCGCTGGCTGATACAGGACTACGGCGACACCCCCGCGCACCTGATCGAATCGCCCAGCCAAGCTGTTTTTATTCCCAGGAGATCATCATGA